The following are encoded in a window of Kitasatospora fiedleri genomic DNA:
- a CDS encoding isochorismatase family protein, translated as MHRALIVVDVQNDFCEGGSLPVAGGAEVAAAITDLIAESAPGYAHIVATRDHHIDPGPHFAAEPDYVRSWPVHCVAGTEGVGFHPNFAPSVTSGAVEAVFSKGAHAAAYSGFEGFDEHGGTLTDWLNERGVTDVDVVGIATDHCVRATALDAAREGFATRVLLDLTAGVAPATTAEALAELRSAGVELAGTPVVRA; from the coding sequence ATGCACCGGGCCCTGATCGTCGTCGACGTGCAGAACGACTTCTGCGAGGGCGGCAGCCTTCCCGTCGCCGGCGGGGCCGAGGTCGCGGCCGCGATCACCGACCTGATCGCCGAGTCCGCCCCCGGCTACGCCCACATCGTCGCCACCCGCGACCACCACATCGACCCAGGCCCGCACTTCGCCGCCGAGCCCGACTACGTCCGCTCCTGGCCGGTGCACTGCGTGGCCGGCACCGAGGGCGTGGGCTTCCACCCCAACTTCGCCCCTTCGGTGACCTCGGGCGCGGTCGAGGCGGTCTTCTCCAAGGGCGCGCACGCCGCCGCGTACAGCGGCTTCGAGGGCTTCGACGAGCACGGCGGCACCCTCACCGACTGGCTGAACGAGCGCGGCGTCACCGACGTCGACGTGGTCGGCATCGCCACCGACCACTGCGTCCGCGCCACCGCCCTGGACGCCGCCCGCGAAGGCTTCGCCACCCGCGTCCTGCTCGACCTGACGGCCGGCGTCGCCCCCGCCACCACCGCCGAGGCGCTGGCGGAACTGCGGTCCGCCGGGGTCGAGCTGGCCGGCACACCGGTCGTCCGCGCCTGA